In the genome of Synchiropus splendidus isolate RoL2022-P1 chromosome 13, RoL_Sspl_1.0, whole genome shotgun sequence, the window atTAAGGTTATGGTTGAGGATCAAAACTACACAATAAccgggtcattataattgggttcaagtttggttcagagtcctggttcaggtgagccatgtgttttggatggttaggttaaaggtgaggggctggggaaagggttatgtgaATATGAAACCTCAAAATGTCTCCACAGGGATAGaaaaacaggtgtgtgtgtgttctgagcCCAGTGTTTTGATGTGGTTGAATGCATAATGAGGTCAGAGATGGGGTCACGTTCTGGAGTCACACTTCTGCCCCTCGTGTTCCTGATTTATCTCCATTGTTCTCCAGAGCTGGCTGAGTGCCAAAGACTCGCCCAGCCTCGGCATCAGTAGGATGTGACCCTCCCCAAAGGCCGGCTGCATTAACACGTCTCCACTGTTTTCAGCTGCGGGACGCGACGGAGAAGTACGAGGAGTTTTACCGCCAGCGCCTGCGCGTGCAGCAGCAcctggagcagaagcagcagcagacccAGATGTACCAGCAGATGCTGCTGGAGGGAGGTGTGCAGCAGGAGCCGCCGCCCAGCGACATGCAGCACAGTCTCACCGAGAAGTTCCTCAACAGGTGCGACCCCCGGAGCTGCCTTTACTGCTGAGAGCTGAGCTGGGACCCCGCTCCAGTGCATGTTACACTGTGCGGCTCAGGCGTGTCTCTCCCTACATCTattaatgttttgaaataacAACTGATCCTCTGGCCGGTGTCCTCCCTCAGGTCCATCCAAAAACTGGAGGAGCTGAACGTGGGCATGGAGAGTTTAGGCGAGGAGGTGAAGTCTCTGGCACAGCAGTGTAACGGGAACCCACCTGCCTCGGAGGACAACAACAACCCCCCCTCGGTGACCCCGGATCAGGGCAGAGGTCGGGCAGGGGTCCTCAGCAGTACGCCTCAGAAAACCCCCGCTGGAGGCCGGGCGGTCCCGTCCCTGAACGAGTCCCCTGTGGTCGCCCTGAGGTACTGCGCCCGTGTTAGCTGGACCTGGGCCGAGGGGCGGGGTCAGGAAATAACGCTTGTTTGTGTGACAGTGGGCAGAAGCAGAAGCCGGGAGACTCTCCAGGCTCCTTGTCCCGCAGCAAAGAGGTGAGAGGCCTGTGTTGAGGTGACCCTGAACGCACCGCGAGGCGTGAGGTTTAGCGGCTCAGTGATCCAGTGTGCGTCCACAGGTGGAGAAATCCAAGAGTCTGTTTGTCCCAGTGCACACTCTGGAGGACACGCAGGCCATCCGCGCCGTGGCCTTCCACCCCTCTGGCGCACTCTACGCTGTGGGCTCCAACTCCAAAACCCTGCGTGTCTGCGCCTACCCTGACACCCTGGACCCCAGGTAGCCCAGTCAAGAGGTTCTGCTGTGAGGAACTTGATCCCTGAAGCCTGTCTTGCCTgcgcagcagctccagtccggTGAAGCAGCCGGTCGTGCGCTTCAAGAGGAACAAACACCACAAAGGCTCCATCTACTGCGTGGCCTGGAGCCACTGCGGGCAGCTGCTGGCCACCGGCTCCAACGACAAATACGTCAAGGTCCTGCCCTTCAGTGCCGACACGTGCAATGCCACCGGTGAGTGAAGCGCCGGCGAGCAGGACCAGACGGGCCCGGTGTGACCCCTGCTCCCGCAGGTCCGGACCTGGAGTTCAGCATGCACGACGGCACCATCAGAGACCTGGCCTTCATGGAGGGGCCGGAGAGCGGAGGGGCCATCCTGATCAGCGCCGGCGCCGGGGACTGCAACATCTACACCACCGACTGCCAGCGGGGGCAGGGTCTGCACGCGCTCAGCGGACACACCGGCCACATCCTGTCGCTCTACACCTGGGGCGGCTGGATGATCGCCTCGGGCTCCCAAGACAAGACGGTGCGCTTCTGGGACCTGCGAGTGCCCAGCTGCGTGCGGGTGGTGGGGACGGCCTTCCACGGCTCAGGTACAGACGGATCGCAgcggcctcacacacacacacacacatcttcaccCTCAACAATGACCCCCCTCCCCGGAACAGGAAGTCCCGTGGCCTCAGTCGCCGTGGACCCCAGCGGACGCCTGTTAGCCACGGGACAGGAGGACAGCGCCTGCATGCTCTACGACATCAGAGGCGGCAGGATCGTGCAGGTGTACCGGCCTCACGCCAGCGACGTCCGCTCCGTCAGGTTCTCCCCCGGAGCTCGCTACCTGCTCACCGGCTCCTACGACACCAAGGTGATGGTCAGCAACCTGCAAGGTAggcgctgacctctgaccccttcCCTCTGTGGCTTTGCCTGAACCTCCTCCCGCTGACCTGCAGGCGACCTCACCAAGCCGCTGCCCCAGACAGTGGTGGGTGAACACGGAGACAAGGTGATCCAGTGTCGGTGGCACACGGAAGACCTGTCCTTCCTGTCGTCCTCTGCCGACCGCACCGTCACACTCTGGACACACAACCCGTAacggcaacacacacacacacacactcagttttAAAGTCAACGTTGGTGACCCCACCTCACATTCCCCTCCAGTCCCTCGCTCCCTGACTGTAGGAAACCAAAAATCTTCTCTCCTCCCACACACTCCACCTGTCTCTCCATCGCCCTCCTTCTTTAGTGTCACATGATCCGCACAAGGacgttgcttttttttcatgacggTGCCTTTCGTTACGACCACACCTTGTCAAAGTGAGTCATCATGAGTTCATGCATATCATGTGAGAGCCAGCGCTGCTACCGTGTACAGTGAGCTGTGACTCTGAGGGGCGTGTTATCTAGTCACTGTGGCTGCTGTGTTGCTGCCCatgagcttgtttttgtttttgttttttacggAGCGAAGTCGTTT includes:
- the wdr47a gene encoding WD repeat-containing protein 47 isoform X1 — encoded protein: MTAEETINVKEVEIIKVILDFLNSRKLHISMLALEKESGVINGLYSDDMLFLRQLVLDGQWDEVLQFIQPLECMDKFDRKRFRYIVLKQKFLEALCVNNAMSAEDEPQHLEFTMQEAVKCLHALEEFCPSKDDYSKLCLLLTLPRLTNHAEFKDWNPSTARVQCFEEACTMVAEFIPADRKLSEAGFKASRDRLFQLMLKGVLYECCVEFCQSKATGEEITEGEVLLGVDMLCGNGCDDLDLSLLSWMQNLSHSVFSCAFEQKQLNIHVDRLVKPAKTGYADLLTPLISKLSPYPSSPLRRPQSADTYMSRSLNPALDGLSYGLSGQEKRSGGENAPGKGVSPMSHSFANFHYPGGQSLSRSLMMESSDCHSIFEESPETSRTDTPVDKMMGSGGAQSARPASAPGEDAPAADAADRNELRDATEKYEEFYRQRLRVQQHLEQKQQQTQMYQQMLLEGGVQQEPPPSDMQHSLTEKFLNRSIQKLEELNVGMESLGEEVKSLAQQCNGNPPASEDNNNPPSVTPDQGRGRAGVLSSTPQKTPAGGRAVPSLNESPVVALSGQKQKPGDSPGSLSRSKEVEKSKSLFVPVHTLEDTQAIRAVAFHPSGALYAVGSNSKTLRVCAYPDTLDPSSSSPVKQPVVRFKRNKHHKGSIYCVAWSHCGQLLATGSNDKYVKVLPFSADTCNATGPDLEFSMHDGTIRDLAFMEGPESGGAILISAGAGDCNIYTTDCQRGQGLHALSGHTGHILSLYTWGGWMIASGSQDKTVRFWDLRVPSCVRVVGTAFHGSGSPVASVAVDPSGRLLATGQEDSACMLYDIRGGRIVQVYRPHASDVRSVRFSPGARYLLTGSYDTKVMVSNLQGDLTKPLPQTVVGEHGDKVIQCRWHTEDLSFLSSSADRTVTLWTHNP
- the wdr47a gene encoding WD repeat-containing protein 47 isoform X2, producing the protein MTAEETINVKEVEIIKVILDFLNSRKLHISMLALEKESGVINGLYSDDMLFLRQLVLDGQWDEVLQFIQPLECMDKFDRKRFRYIVLKQKFLEALCVNNAMSAEDEPQHLEFTMQEAVKCLHALEEFCPSKDDYSKLCLLLTLPRLTNHAEFKDWNPSTARVQCFEEACTMVAEFIPADRKLSEAGFKASRDRLFQLMLKGVLYECCVEFCQSKATGEEITEGEVLLGVDMLCGNGCDDLDLSLLSWMQNLSHSVFSCAFEQKQLNIHVDRLVKPAKTGYADLLTPLISKLSPYPSSPLRRPQSADTYMSRSLNPALDGLSYGLSGQEKRSGGENAPGKGVSPMSHSFANFHYPGGQSLSRSLMMESSDCHSIFEESPETSRTDTPVDKMMGSGGAQSARPASAPGEDAPAADAADRNELRDATEKYEEFYRQRLRVQQHLEQKQQQTQMYQQMLLEGGVQQEPPPSDMQHSLTEKFLNRSIQKLEELNVGMESLGEEVKSLAQQCNGNPPASEDNNNPPSVTPDQGRGRAGVLSSTPQKTPAGGRAVPSLNESPVVALSGQKQKPGDSPGSLSRSKEVEKSKSLFVPVHTLEDTQAIRAVAFHPSGALYAVGSNSKTLRVCAYPDTLDPSSSPVKQPVVRFKRNKHHKGSIYCVAWSHCGQLLATGSNDKYVKVLPFSADTCNATGPDLEFSMHDGTIRDLAFMEGPESGGAILISAGAGDCNIYTTDCQRGQGLHALSGHTGHILSLYTWGGWMIASGSQDKTVRFWDLRVPSCVRVVGTAFHGSGSPVASVAVDPSGRLLATGQEDSACMLYDIRGGRIVQVYRPHASDVRSVRFSPGARYLLTGSYDTKVMVSNLQGDLTKPLPQTVVGEHGDKVIQCRWHTEDLSFLSSSADRTVTLWTHNP